The Pseudodesulfovibrio sediminis genome includes the window CACGCTTGTGAACACCATTGGCTTACCTGTCATATTTGTGGGAACGCCCAAGGCAAGACCTATTTTTGAAAAGGATTTGCGTTCCGGCCGACGAGGCGCCGGCTTCGGTTCTCTTCTCTGGGAACCGATGAAGCCTCCAACTCAGATTATAGATTCTACAACAGCCACGAGTAGGATAACCGAATGGAAAGCCTTTACGGACAAGTTGTGGACCTACCAATGGCTCCAGAAAAGGGATGAAGTGCTGACGGATGATGTTCGTGACTGTTGGTATGATTTGTCCCAGGGTGTTCTTGATATTGTCGTCAAATTGTTCGTCCTGGCCCAACTCAGGGCAATCGTGACGGGTGTAGAAAGGATTACGATCAACATCTTGAATAAAGTATATGAAGACGAATTAAAGCCGGTACACCCGATGCTGGCCGCCCTCCGATCCAGTGATCCTGAACGGATTGCGGAATTTTCGGACTTGATGGTCCCTGACATCGACAACAAATTGCTGACGCTTACAGCCGCCATAAAGCCACCGCCATCAATGGCCGCCACCTCTGATCCGTACCAAGGGAATTCTAACGCCCTACGCCTACACAGCTTGCTGATAAGCATGGACTTTGACAGCGAAGTAATCGTTCCGCTCGTGAGAAGTGTTGTCGAAGAACATCCGGACCTCACCACAAAGGATTTGGTATCAATAGCGCTGAAGTGGTATGAATCTGACAAAAGGCCTCAGAAGACAAGGCCGAAAACCAAGTCTGTCCCTCAAAAAGGCTGGCACACGTTGGAATCAGACGACTTACGATTCATGTACTCCCAAGCTGACAAGAAATCTCTTCATGCGCATTTAAGCAAAAACTCTGTAATATTCAATTTGGAGGACTGGCTGAACAAAACAGGGTAGCGATATGCTCAACTTCCCCGTGCCGTATCCGGACGAACTCCTCTATAGCGTTGTGGCACGGGCAGGAGTCCATTTCGGAATAACAAGCCCCAAGCAGCTTCTTGATACAATCTTCGGTGATAGAAAAGTCGTGGCCACGGTTGATCTGCCCTCCCACATAGATGCTATCTCCAAACAGTACCCGGATTCATTGGGATTTACTGCTAACACGTTGATTTATAAGCACACCTTTTTCCCGCTTTACGCTCCCTTCATACCGGAAGAAAGAAGACTCGCAACTCTTGATTGGATGACATACCGGGCCAAAGGGGCCGTTCATGTCGGATTGGGAATTACGACGTCTCGGATTCGCCAGCCGG containing:
- a CDS encoding AAA family ATPase, whose translation is MALPLNMVKAVYQESAIAQYRGNPFIEALPPTLSLKQVRAGLTGSVQYDLKDIFAEGRDRAHMIASLLDDFFQPLALHVQLEAKLSIMIRKGYVGRNLEDGSLNAHMQNGYERIMTGDLDVFPFHQVKSTASSSLLIGCSGSGKSTSLDRILSTYPQVIFHENHNFTQVVHLKVDCPHDGSLKSLCIHFFRALDRVLHTDYETKYVKKGHGIETLLAQMSQVANAHAIGVLVIDEIQHLSRKRSGGVEKMLNFFVTLVNTIGLPVIFVGTPKARPIFEKDLRSGRRGAGFGSLLWEPMKPPTQIIDSTTATSRITEWKAFTDKLWTYQWLQKRDEVLTDDVRDCWYDLSQGVLDIVVKLFVLAQLRAIVTGVERITINILNKVYEDELKPVHPMLAALRSSDPERIAEFSDLMVPDIDNKLLTLTAAIKPPPSMAATSDPYQGNSNALRLHSLLISMDFDSEVIVPLVRSVVEEHPDLTTKDLVSIALKWYESDKRPQKTRPKTKSVPQKGWHTLESDDLRFMYSQADKKSLHAHLSKNSVIFNLEDWLNKTG